A DNA window from Bacteroidota bacterium contains the following coding sequences:
- a CDS encoding glycosyltransferase family 4 protein → MKRILVISPIPTHPQIAGNRTRIQLLLTSLRGMGHDVHFLCVNTEPWKADEKAMADWWGENFYCVPYRYPPRSLKRYAGRLRFLFHQGFKEILPVDYRYDAALDAYLDQLAGRIPFDAVIVEYIFWSKALERFGNGVLKIIDTHDVFTLRHLLYKDAGQSYGWYCTTAGEEAKALNRAHVAVAIQDKEKEYFATLTDRRIITVRHIAPLHSLPQPDPAGAKLLFIGSDAGTNIHGIRHFIREVFPLVRQQLPDSTLHIAGNICDMIEHSPHCVKLGVVDDLVPLYTDADVVINPIQFSTGLCIKTIEALGYSRPVVASPAGSRGLEDGAGKAFLVADTPRAFADAVVKIVQNPPFARSLVQSAYGFVERWNAESLRELGDVLNMKSA, encoded by the coding sequence GTGAAACGTATTCTCGTCATATCACCTATTCCGACACATCCGCAGATTGCGGGCAACCGGACTCGCATTCAGCTACTCCTGACAAGTCTGCGCGGGATGGGGCATGACGTCCACTTCCTCTGCGTGAATACTGAACCGTGGAAAGCGGACGAGAAGGCGATGGCGGATTGGTGGGGTGAGAATTTTTATTGCGTGCCGTACCGCTACCCTCCGCGCAGTCTGAAACGGTACGCAGGGCGCTTGCGGTTTCTCTTCCATCAGGGCTTCAAGGAAATCCTACCCGTTGATTACCGCTATGATGCGGCTCTCGACGCTTATCTCGATCAGCTTGCGGGCAGAATTCCGTTCGATGCCGTGATCGTTGAGTACATCTTCTGGTCGAAAGCGTTGGAACGGTTCGGCAACGGCGTCCTCAAAATTATCGATACACACGACGTGTTTACTTTGCGTCACCTGCTGTACAAGGATGCGGGGCAATCGTACGGCTGGTATTGCACAACGGCCGGCGAAGAGGCAAAAGCATTGAACCGAGCGCATGTTGCGGTCGCCATTCAGGACAAGGAGAAGGAGTATTTTGCGACGTTAACGGACAGGCGCATCATAACGGTCCGGCATATTGCCCCGCTGCATTCGCTTCCTCAACCCGATCCGGCGGGAGCGAAACTTCTCTTCATCGGTTCTGATGCGGGAACGAACATACACGGCATCCGGCATTTCATCCGGGAGGTTTTTCCGCTCGTCAGGCAGCAACTTCCCGATTCGACCCTTCATATTGCAGGGAACATTTGCGATATGATAGAACATTCGCCGCATTGTGTGAAGCTTGGTGTTGTTGACGATCTTGTTCCTCTCTACACGGACGCCGATGTTGTCATCAACCCGATTCAGTTCAGCACCGGGCTTTGCATTAAAACGATCGAAGCGCTCGGATACAGCAGGCCCGTTGTTGCGTCACCCGCCGGCTCACGCGGATTGGAAGATGGCGCGGGCAAGGCATTTCTTGTCGCGGACACTCCGCGCGCGTTCGCGGATGCAGTTGTCAAGATTGTACAGAATCCGCCGTTTGCGCGGTCACTCGTGCAGTCGGCATACGGGTTTGTTGAACGCTGGAATGCGGAAAGCCTCCGCGAACTTGGCGATGTTCTCAACATGAAATCAGCATAA
- a CDS encoding glycosyltransferase family 4 protein has product MKLLQILPSTQRGGNEEYALTIAAAAMKRQFQVHAAFPFLEATRSLRDDCERLDVRYHPLDIEEKFVRTMPNIRVLGAHYVRTLILLMRIRPDVVQLGLPWPEWGLGSMLACRTLRIRTAVVFQLVPSRLNFEELKLRRYQWALSRFLHCVSVSENNRMLLSQSFNIPREKIFRIYNGTKPASAKQSASQTNLAVRAEVRADLGLNNTARLLLTVGRLSRQKGYDILVPVIRDIARKFPEVYFVWAGEGEERENLVRSLEVEGIRDRVLLPGHRKDVSRLMQASDIFVFPTRFEGHPFALLEAMASGLPVVTSDASGITEIVEHEVHGIVFRAGDGLHLETAICRALEHPAEMNQYAVHAAERARLFSEETMVNETLDLLQNLASTN; this is encoded by the coding sequence ATGAAACTCCTTCAGATTCTTCCCTCTACACAACGCGGAGGGAACGAGGAATATGCCCTGACCATTGCCGCGGCGGCAATGAAGAGACAATTCCAGGTTCACGCAGCGTTTCCGTTCCTTGAAGCAACGCGTTCGCTCAGAGATGATTGTGAACGGTTGGATGTACGATACCATCCGCTTGATATAGAAGAAAAATTTGTCCGTACGATGCCGAATATCCGGGTTCTTGGCGCACACTACGTTCGGACACTCATACTGCTGATGCGGATCAGGCCGGATGTTGTACAGCTTGGTCTCCCCTGGCCGGAATGGGGACTGGGAAGTATGCTGGCGTGCAGAACGTTGCGCATCCGGACTGCCGTTGTCTTCCAGCTTGTTCCCTCACGGCTGAATTTTGAAGAGTTGAAACTTCGCCGGTATCAATGGGCACTTTCACGATTTCTACATTGTGTTTCTGTGTCTGAAAACAATCGGATGCTCCTGAGTCAATCCTTCAACATCCCGCGGGAGAAAATCTTCCGCATTTACAACGGGACTAAACCGGCCTCTGCGAAACAAAGCGCGAGTCAAACCAATCTGGCAGTTCGTGCCGAAGTTCGTGCCGATCTGGGCCTCAATAATACAGCACGACTTCTTCTTACGGTAGGCCGCTTATCCCGTCAGAAGGGATATGATATTCTCGTTCCGGTTATCAGGGATATTGCGCGGAAGTTCCCCGAAGTGTACTTCGTCTGGGCCGGTGAAGGCGAGGAACGCGAGAATCTTGTTCGTTCACTGGAAGTGGAAGGCATCCGTGATAGAGTGTTGCTGCCCGGTCATCGCAAAGATGTCTCGCGGTTGATGCAGGCTTCCGATATATTCGTTTTCCCCACCCGGTTTGAGGGTCACCCGTTCGCGTTGCTGGAAGCAATGGCGTCCGGGTTGCCTGTTGTCACTTCCGACGCGAGCGGAATTACAGAAATTGTCGAGCATGAGGTTCACGGAATCGTCTTTCGGGCCGGGGATGGCTTGCATCTCGAAACGGCAATTTGCCGCGCGCTTGAGCATCCCGCCGAAATGAACCAGTATGCAGTGCACGCCGCCGAGCGGGCGCGGCTGTTTTCAGAGGAAACGATGGTGAACGAAACCCTGGATCTGCTTCAGAATCTTGCAAGCACGAACTGA
- a CDS encoding polysaccharide deacetylase family protein, translating to MTLLRRGVNAGREMMNRIITSVQHKGIILMYHRIAEMDVDPWYLCVSPENFAAQLEVLRKRARPMSLQKLAAAVHEGNVPPRAVAVTFDDGYANNLYTAKPLLERYDTPATVFVTTGYLGSQKEYWWDELDQALLQPGTLPPRLSLSMDNNTRDWNLGAASSYTEGEYRNDCARGTKSPRLNFYYSVWEWLRPLPDVSRRMMLDAIVSWAGKESCLRPTHRSLLHEEVVTLALGGLVEVGPHTVSHAMLSHHPEDVQRREIEESKKCIENLLSADVASFSYPFGRYDATTVSIVKQAGFSAACTVENSTIQYGSDPLQLPRFGVFDMNGRVFERQLLQWLKT from the coding sequence ATGACTCTGTTGCGAAGAGGCGTCAATGCAGGAAGGGAGATGATGAACAGGATCATCACATCCGTTCAGCACAAAGGAATCATCCTCATGTACCACCGCATTGCGGAAATGGATGTCGACCCCTGGTATCTATGCGTGAGCCCGGAAAATTTCGCTGCGCAACTTGAAGTACTGAGAAAGCGTGCGCGTCCGATGAGTTTGCAGAAACTGGCGGCAGCCGTTCATGAAGGCAATGTACCTCCGCGTGCAGTGGCCGTTACGTTCGATGACGGATATGCCAATAATCTCTACACGGCAAAGCCTCTACTGGAGCGGTACGACACTCCCGCAACGGTTTTCGTGACAACGGGTTACCTCGGATCCCAAAAGGAGTATTGGTGGGATGAACTTGATCAGGCCCTTCTGCAGCCCGGTACATTACCCCCTCGACTAAGTCTGAGCATGGACAATAACACCCGCGATTGGAATCTCGGCGCGGCGTCATCGTATACTGAAGGTGAGTATCGAAATGACTGTGCCCGCGGAACCAAGAGCCCGCGGTTGAACTTCTACTACTCTGTATGGGAGTGGCTGAGGCCTCTTCCGGATGTCTCCCGTCGCATGATGCTCGATGCGATCGTGTCATGGGCGGGCAAAGAGTCGTGCCTCCGCCCGACCCACCGTTCTCTCTTGCATGAAGAAGTGGTAACGCTGGCGCTGGGCGGATTGGTGGAGGTTGGTCCTCACACAGTGAGCCATGCGATGCTTTCACACCACCCGGAAGATGTTCAGCGGCGGGAGATAGAAGAAAGCAAGAAATGCATCGAGAATCTGTTGAGCGCTGATGTAGCGAGCTTCTCGTACCCGTTCGGACGGTATGATGCAACTACGGTTTCCATAGTGAAGCAAGCAGGATTTTCCGCAGCATGCACAGTAGAGAACTCAACGATTCAATATGGTAGCGACCCCCTTCAGCTTCCTCGGTTCGGGGTGTTTGATATGAACGGAAGAGTGTTCGAACGGCAACTGCTCCAGTGGTTGAAAACGTAG
- a CDS encoding glycosyltransferase family 2 protein, whose product MSSGNVHTNKSNPLVSVIMIFLNTGKFIEEAITSVLNQTCTDWELLLVDDGSTDESTRIARSFVDRSPDKIFYFEHQNHSNRGMSASRNLAIQNARGKYIAFLDADDVYNVKKLEEQTRVLETHPDAAFACGRTERWHSWAGNKEDRDRDTYQNFTVPFDTLLAPPVILLMWLKDEYAALTADVMVRRDIVNTVGGYEDAFRGMYEDQVFHAKLCLRYHGYISSASWYRYRQHPASMCSAVGVQGWAVTRLQFLQWLKSYMIASDIHDEDVSLLMQQQLKTIWHARHPTASRIVQALRRGKNAIGSLIGAKQ is encoded by the coding sequence ATGAGTTCCGGAAACGTACATACGAACAAGAGCAATCCGCTGGTTTCCGTCATCATGATCTTTTTGAATACCGGAAAATTCATCGAGGAGGCAATCACCAGTGTTCTGAATCAGACTTGTACCGACTGGGAGCTGCTTCTGGTCGATGACGGCTCGACCGACGAAAGCACACGCATAGCGCGCTCATTCGTCGATCGTTCTCCGGACAAGATCTTCTACTTCGAGCATCAGAACCACAGCAACCGCGGCATGAGTGCCTCCCGGAATCTCGCGATTCAGAATGCCCGCGGCAAGTACATTGCATTTCTTGACGCGGACGATGTGTACAATGTGAAGAAGCTTGAAGAACAAACCCGGGTTCTCGAAACCCACCCCGATGCCGCCTTCGCATGCGGCCGAACAGAACGCTGGCACAGCTGGGCGGGAAACAAAGAGGATCGTGATCGGGACACGTACCAGAACTTCACCGTCCCGTTTGATACCCTGCTTGCGCCGCCCGTGATCCTGCTTATGTGGCTGAAGGATGAATATGCGGCGCTCACCGCGGACGTCATGGTCCGGCGCGATATTGTGAATACAGTCGGGGGATATGAAGATGCCTTCCGCGGGATGTATGAAGACCAGGTGTTTCACGCAAAACTGTGCCTACGGTATCACGGATACATCTCGAGCGCAAGTTGGTACCGGTACCGGCAGCACCCCGCGTCGATGTGTTCTGCGGTCGGTGTTCAGGGATGGGCTGTTACCCGGTTACAATTTCTGCAATGGCTGAAATCGTACATGATTGCCAGCGACATTCACGACGAAGACGTCAGCCTCTTAATGCAGCAGCAGCTCAAGACGATCTGGCATGCACGCCATCCGACGGCCTCGCGCATCGTGCAGGCATTGAGGCGCGGGAAGAATGCAATCGGCTCGCTCATCGGAGCGAAACAATGA
- a CDS encoding glycosyltransferase, whose translation MNITGIKNRIAGRLVLKILPAVFWVIFGVKRLFKKKKVFGFLSEEFFAESFLKDKLCDIGGFGMTAKVITQFYGGRQNKAFRSAALFNRTLSGLPDWKFPVGDSLVYTIPDLHSHYARNHVKYSFDANKQFDFLLSIDLYPGYGFSLDAMPKAPLLIWLRDPKGETELEKIVTVETELPANNMTSIDEFMGYAREEREFFAKVYEDSQTTGRPIMFVTNAHFLTPRGQRLYGPREFTPHFLPNPIHYLPLERLKKAERPTVTLLGRLDPVKRPWIYFELAKRFKHVEFLVCGNSSYPEIMNPIIEKYRSVDNLKFLGLVQGEQKEKVLTESWVLVNTSIHEGLPCSFLEALSCHTPILSSVDPDNLVSKFGTYTGDNLGDGLDDTTLGQFQAALEDMLSDKKRLEQRGAEARKYIEGIYSFKAFEQKLNGILDAGFNPNFKM comes from the coding sequence ATGAACATCACTGGCATAAAAAACCGGATCGCCGGGAGACTTGTGTTGAAAATTCTTCCGGCAGTCTTTTGGGTGATATTTGGCGTAAAGCGCCTTTTTAAGAAGAAGAAGGTTTTCGGCTTTCTTTCGGAGGAGTTCTTTGCGGAGAGTTTTCTCAAAGACAAACTCTGCGACATCGGCGGCTTCGGGATGACGGCGAAAGTCATCACACAATTTTACGGCGGAAGGCAGAATAAGGCCTTCCGCTCTGCGGCCTTGTTCAACAGAACGCTTTCCGGGCTACCGGATTGGAAGTTTCCCGTTGGCGACAGTCTCGTATACACCATCCCCGATTTGCATAGTCATTATGCGAGAAACCATGTCAAGTACTCCTTCGATGCGAACAAACAGTTTGATTTTCTGTTGAGCATTGATCTTTACCCCGGCTATGGGTTTTCGCTCGACGCAATGCCGAAGGCGCCGCTGCTCATTTGGCTCCGCGATCCGAAGGGCGAAACGGAGTTGGAGAAGATTGTCACAGTCGAGACTGAACTTCCGGCGAATAACATGACATCCATTGACGAGTTCATGGGCTATGCAAGAGAAGAACGAGAGTTTTTTGCCAAGGTGTACGAGGATAGTCAAACTACCGGCCGGCCGATTATGTTTGTCACTAACGCGCATTTCCTTACGCCACGGGGGCAACGACTTTACGGTCCGCGGGAGTTTACCCCTCACTTTCTCCCCAATCCGATTCACTATCTCCCGTTGGAAAGGCTCAAGAAGGCCGAGCGCCCGACCGTCACTTTGCTTGGCAGGCTCGATCCTGTGAAGCGACCCTGGATCTACTTCGAGCTGGCGAAGAGATTCAAGCATGTGGAATTCCTCGTCTGCGGGAACTCAAGTTATCCCGAGATTATGAATCCGATTATCGAGAAATACCGGTCGGTCGATAACCTGAAATTTCTCGGGCTTGTTCAGGGAGAACAGAAAGAGAAGGTTCTCACGGAATCCTGGGTCCTTGTCAACACAAGCATACATGAAGGGTTGCCCTGTTCCTTCCTTGAGGCGTTGTCGTGTCATACGCCTATTCTCAGCAGTGTTGATCCTGATAATCTGGTCAGCAAGTTCGGAACGTACACGGGCGACAATCTTGGCGACGGTTTGGATGATACAACACTCGGGCAGTTTCAGGCCGCGCTGGAGGATATGCTCTCCGACAAAAAGCGACTGGAGCAACGCGGCGCCGAGGCGCGGAAGTACATTGAAGGAATATATTCCTTCAAAGCGTTCGAGCAGAAATTGAACGGCATTCTCGATGCCGGATTTAATCCCAATTTCAAGATGTAG